The Solanum lycopersicum chromosome 9, SLM_r2.1 genome window below encodes:
- the LOC101266066 gene encoding protein FAR1-RELATED SEQUENCE 2 isoform X3, which yields MVFLGDTHHFGVAVDLKAGVTTIDCSAESQSVVCQDNVVPEPFIGMEFESEYAAKEFYDYYARRVGFIMRIDQCRRSEVDKRSLSRRLSCNKQGHYVKMKNHHGPPRKARTSTREGCKAMLLVKVNKSDKWVVTRFVKEHTHQLVPSGCSSGNAMDKKDRRIQELSMELEHQDKLCDLYREQLVTFLENVEQQMELMSKKIQVAVNNVKEVEAEVQKQPNSK from the exons ATGGTCTTCTTAGGTGATACGCATCATTTTGGTGTGGCAGTGGACTTAAAGGCTGGAGTTACTACTATAGATTGTTCTGCTGAAAGTCAGTCCGTTGTATGTCAAGACAATGTGGTTCCTGAACCATTTATCGGGATGGAGTTTGAGTCGGAATATGCTGCCAAGGAATTTTATGATTACTATGCTAGGCGTGTTGGGTTTATCATGCGCATTGATCAGTGCCGGCGTTCAGAAGTTGACAAGAGAAGCCTTTCACGACGACTTTCATGTAACAAGCAGGGCCATTATGTGAAAATGAAAAACCATCATGGACCACCCCGAAAAGCACGCACCAGCACACGAGAAGGGTGCAAGGCAATGTTGTTGGTAAAGGTTAACAAGTCTGATAAGTGGGTTGTGACGAGATTCGTCAAGGAGCATACCCATCAATTGGTGCCTTCTGGCTGTTCTTCTGGTAATGCAATG GATAAAAAGGACAGGAGAATCCAAGAACTGTCTATGGAGTTGGAGCATCAGGATAAATTATGTGACCTTTACAGGGAGCAACTAGTTacttttttggaaaatgttgAGCAGCAGATGGAGCTTATGTCGAAGAAAATTCAAGTTGCCGTTAACAATGTAAAAGAAGTAGAAGCAGAAGTTCAAAAGCAACCAAATAGCAAGTAG